GCGCCTCCAGCGACAAAGTTCATCACCATTTGCCAGGTCACGTCTTTTGGAAATGGGCTGATGCCTTCATCAGTCAGTCCGTGATCGCCGGCAAAAACTAGTACAGTCGGATTCTTCAGCTCGGGGGTCAACGTGCCTTGAATCAGCCCGATTTGCAGGGCGAGGTCTTCAAGCAAACCAAGCGCTCCCAACGGTTTGGTCTTGAAATCGATTTTGTGTCTGAGTTGTTCTTTTAATGTCATAGTTGTTGCTTTTTTTTGAACACAATGACACGAAGAATTTTATTTCGTGTCTTCGTGTCATTGTGTTTAAATCATGTCTTTTATTTTCACTGGTATTCCGGATATCATCAGGAAAACTTCGCCGGACTGTTGGGCGATGTACTGGTTCATCCAACCCTGAAGGTCGGCAAATTTGCGTGCCGATTCTTCCACCGGATGAACCCCCATGCCCAGTTCGTTGCTTACCACAATCAGGTTCATTTCCTTTTGTACAAATCGGTCCCACTCGGATTTGGCCTCTTCGAGCGAACGGTCAGCATCGAACTGGTTATCGAAAAAGATGTTGGTCAGCCAAAGGGTGATGCAGTCGAGCAAAACGGTTTGGCCTTCCACGTCGCAGGCAGAAAGTACTTTCTCCTGTTCGATGTTGACCCAATGCGGGCCGCGGTCGTTCTGGTGGCGCTTGATGCGGCGGCGAAAATTCTCGTCCCAAACCCGTGCCGTTGCCAGGTAAACCGGGTTCTTGCTTCCCGCCTCGGCCATTTTCTGCGCGAAACTGCTTTTCCCTGAACGGGTGCCCCCGGTGATGAATGTAATTTGAGCCATTGATTGTGAATATTTAAACCATCCAGGTTTTTAAATCCTTGAAAGTATTGTAAATGAAATGAACCGTCAATTGATCATTAACTTGCCGCTAATTCAGGAAAATAGCCATTGTTGGAGATGCCCCAACAGCTTTTTCAGCAAAAGCTTTTCCATCTTCTGAATAAATCTTCATCAATCCGTTGCTGGTTGTTGACGGGCTTACAAAAACATAAATATTTCCATCAACCGGATTGACCGAAACTCCCTTTAATCCTGAAATTCCACTTACCAGACTGTTCTGCTCAAATTTTTTGGTGGCTACATTAAAGACTTGAATACCTCCAACCATCACCCAATTGGCATCATAGGAAGCAGCAGCGATATAAATTTTGGATTTGTCTTTACTGAAAGCCATGATTGAGGCATATTCGGTACTTACATTATCCAGGGGAGTAACTTTCAGTATATTGTTGTTTGTTGTAATATAGCCCAATCCGGTTTGTGTTGCAGGAGTTGAATAGGAACTGATTAAAGAAACATACAGGTTTCCGCTATTGTCTTTCAGAAAATAAGAACAAACGGCCGGCGTTTCGATGTAGCTGATCGCTTCTGTCGTTAAATCCATGACAGCTACTGCCTTTTTAAAATTAAGGGCGGCGTAAAGTTTTCCATTTGAAATTTCAAGTCCTTCAGGTCCGCCGGCCAATGCAATTTTTTTCTCCACCATACGGGTTTCGATGTTGTATTTGGCAATGTAACTGTTAGGCATTAAATTCCAATCGGGATTTTCGCCCCAGCACGATATGTAAAGGTATATGCCTTCGGCAACGCAATTACGAGGTTTGACAATTTTATCGGTTACCCCATTTTTTGCCTGAACAAAAAGAGGGTCAAGTGAAATCACCTGGTCAGGGGAATTGGCCATCAGGAAAATGTTATCGCCTGATTTGTAGATAAATTGAATATTTGAGGCCCAAACAGTTCCTTTGTTTTGTTGCTGATCGAAGAAATTAGTTACTTCTCTTTTTTCATAGTCGTATTTAGAAATACTCGAACCACCTTTGTCAAACGATCCATAATTTACGATGTAAGCGCCTTTAACAAGCTCGCTTGGGAATAACTCAGGTTCATCCTTTTTGCAAGAACTATAAATAGCCAGTGAAAAAAGGGAAAGCAATAAATAATTGAAGTACTTTTTCATGTTTATAAATTTTAATGTTTAGTGAATATTAATATTTGTTGAAATGCCTATCCGGAAATTGCGCCCGGGCATAGCGTAAAATCGCTCGTTTTGGTAATCGGTATTAAAAATATTATTGAGCACCAACGACAGAAAAACTGACTGTTTTAATAAGGTCAGCTTTCGCGATATTCCACAGTTCATCAGAAAGTAAGGGTCGAGTTCGTACCCATCGGGCATGGAATAAGACCCGGAGTAATCGGCAAATCGTTTTCCGGTGTAGCTGCCATCGGTAAAAAAATTCCACGACTGGTAATTCAACTTCAGGTAGAGATTGCCGATATGTTTTGGAACGTAGAGTAACTGGCGGCCGGTTACTCCGGTTGGCGATTCGTCCTTTATTGTTTCAACCGGATTAAAACTGTAATTTATCCTGGAATTGAAATTCAGCTTATTCATCGTCCAATCGGTGTTCGACTGAAATTCCAGGCCTTTGCTTTCAATCTCCATCACATTTTGGGCAGTCCATTCTACGGCTCCCAGGCGCCATTCGATCCAGTTTTTCACATCCATGTAAAACACGTTCAGCTTTACCTCTGACTGAATATTCTCTTTGCACAACGCGTAATTTAGTCCGAGTTCATAATTCATTCCATCTTCCGGCTTCAGGTTTGGATTGCCTTGTTTGCCCCAGTAGCGATCGTTAAACGTAGGGATCCTGTAAGAGCGCGAAATATTTCCGTTCACTTTAAAAACGGAATAATCATTGCTGAAAATCCGGTATTCCGAACCTATTGAAGGGGTAAACGGGGCCTCAAAATCGGTAACAAGCAATTGTCGCAGATTTAAAGTCAGTTTAAGCCGGTCCCAAGCGGTATAAAACGAAGAAAAATAGAAGTCGGCCTGTTGCTCCCGTTTAATTATTTCATCGGAATAAGCATAAACTTCAGGTTTGATGTATTGATATTTCACACCTATTTTGTACCCTAACCGGGTACTGATATCTTGTTTCCCTTCAATTTCGGTGATTAAACGATTGGACCCAATTTTTTGCTTTTTATCGCCGTCGTACACCTCCATATCATGCACAAAACCCAGTCCGCCCCTGATGTTTAGGGGATTTTTGCGATTTTCATATTCCGACCAGAAACGGATATGTTTATCGTCCAATGTTTCAGGGGTCATTGATGTGCTAATCTCTTTCGTTGTCAGTTGTATTTCGTGCCAGTCTTGCTCAAGCCACAAGGCCGATTTTAGGGTTTCTTTCTCATTAAAACGGTAGTTCAATTCCTGGATCATGCCTTTGTTTTCAATGGCAGCGCCACGTTGACGGTCGCGCACAGTTCCGGGATGTTCAATGTCGCCAATTTTCGGGTTGTTGAAGGGGAAATCATTTCGAAGACTAAAATAAAACAGGCGTGTGACCGACTCCAGGCGACCATTTCCGGCAAATAATTTGGCACCGTATAATTGTTCGCCGAAGGATCCTTCCGAGAGGATCGTTTTCAATTTCATCCCATTGGTCCAGTTGTTGGCCAACCCAAGGTGAAGTGCCCCGCCTATTGACCCCGAACCATTTATGGCCGATGAACTTCCGTATTGCAAATAGATCTCATCGAATAGAAAAACAGGAACTTCAGACATATTGGAATGCCCGAGCGTTAGTGAATTGATGTTGATCCCTCCAAAATTTACCGAGGTGTGATTGGGCGACGTGCCACGTAAATGAATGGTGGATAATCCTCCGGCATTTGATTTCAGGTAAACCGGGGTAAAACGCATCAATAACTGGTCGATGGAACCGGCCTGCCCAATAATAATCTGGTCGCCAGGGATAGAGACAATTTTGGCGCCGGCCTGATACTTCTTTAGAGGGGCATAGGTAACCACCTCAAGCAACATGATCGTGTCTGACAAACTGCTGTGTTGGGCAAATGCACCCGAGGCAATTATCAGGATTACCTGAATCAGAATAATTCTTCTCATTTCTTTAAACAGAATATGAGCTTTGGATAAAATTGTGAAATAGATTGAATTGTATTTCACCAGCTTTTTTCCCGAAGCTTTTGTTGATACTGATTGAAATTGGCAGGTCTTCTGGCTCGCCTTGCTTTTTGAGGCCTTCCCGTCCGTTGGTTGACAGACAGTGGCAGGAGTTTCAAAAAGTTTGTATTAAGGCTTACAGCTGCGGGTACAGCTCCGGTTTTTCACCGGATTCCCTATTAATCCATGTTGGCGTTAACCAACGTTGGAACCATTTCTAAATGCAAAAGTAACGAATAATTTAAGTGATAAAATGTTATATTAAATATTAATTCAGAATAAATGATAAATAAAAATTAACCCAATCATTACCAAACAACTGAAAAAATTGATCAGATAGGCCCGGTAAGAATCTTTGTTGGTAAATGTTCGCTCGGTTTTTCCGATGAAAGCTTTTTCGACCACAAAACCGTGATACACATTGGGTCCGCCAAAGCGGCAATTCAATATTCCGGCCATAGCGGCTTCAGGATAACCTGAGTTCGGGCTGCTATGGTGATGTCCAAACCGGAAAATAAAAGCCAGTCCGCGCGGACTTAAACTGAGAATGACCATCAGTAGTGCGGTTATCCGTGCCGGAATGAAGTTCAACACATCATCGGTCCGGGCGGAAAACCAGCCGAATTGCCGAAACGGCTCGTTTTTGTACCCAATCATCGAATCAAGCGTGTTGGCCATTTTGTAAGCCATCATTGCCGGAACTCCTCCCAGTGCATAGAAAAACAGTGGAGCAATCACCCCATCACTGAGGTTTTCTGCCAGGGTTTCGAGTACTGCTGTGCGTATCTGCTGTTCATTCAGGTTTTTCGTTTCACGGCCAACGATGTAACCCAGCTGCTTGCGACCGGCTTCCAGCCCTTTGGTTTCAAGAGTCCTGATGACTTTGTGTGCTTCCCGGATCAGGCTGCGATTGGCCAGTCCAAGGAAAACGCCCAGGCTCACCAATCCAATGTACAGCGGTTCGGAGGGTTTGGCCAGATGAAGCAATAACCAGATAATTCCAAAAGTCGAAGTAATTAACCCGGCAGCCATTGCAGCGCCTTTCAATTTTCGATATTTTCCTGAATTCAGCTTTTCAGTAAAAAAGGATATTAAATTACCGAAAAGACGAATTGGATGAGGCAGCCAGAGCGGATCGCCCAGAAGTGAATCGAGCAAAAAACCAATGAGTAATGGGATGAGAATAAGTAGTTCCGAATTCATGACATATTTGTTTTAGAATAATTCTTCAATGCCTCAAGCAAAAACCGGTTATCACTTTCATCCCGTGAGCAAATCCGAAAGTAGTTTGGGTTCAAGCCCCTGAAATTGGAGGCATCGCGTATCAAAATCCCATGTTTGTCAAGCAAAAACTGTTTCAGTGCGTCCGCAGTTCCCGATTGCATTTCGACCAAAAAGAATGGAGCATAGGATGGAATAACCCTTAATGTCTCTAATTGGTCGATTGACTGTTGCAGATCAAAAGAAAGTTTGCTGATAATTCGCGTGTTCAACGGATATTTTTCCATGTGTCCAATTAAAAATTTGCCAGCTTCCTGAGCCAATGCGTTCACCGACCAGGGTTGTTGAAATTTTCGCAACCGGTTGGCCTGCTTTTCCGAAGCGACCACATAGCCCAGCCGCAAACCGGGAATGGCGCAACATTTGGTTAACGAGCGAACCACGATCAGGTTCGGATAAACTTTGGTTAACGGAATAGAGGATTCAAATTCGGTAATAAATGCGGCGTAGGCTTCGTCAACAACAAACACTGTTTCAGGATAAGCCACAAGTGCTTTTTCGATTTGTGAAGTACAGAAGATAGTCCCATCCGGATTATTCGGATTACCAATCCAAAACAGTCCAGGTCCCGATTTCAGAACAGTTCTCCATTCATCTTTCCTGAAAAACTGAATTTGATGGTCGTGCATTTGGCAAGCATCTTCGTATTCGGCAAAAGCGGGTACCAAAATGGCCGAAACCGATTTGCGAAAAGCCAGCGCGATGGTATAAAACCCTTCAGTCGATCCGTTAAACGCCAGAACCTGATTTGTGTTTACCTTGTGCGAGTCTGCGATTTTCTGACAAAAACAGGTGGCGTCGGGTTCAGGATAATTCCCTATTAAATGCAGGTTTTGCCGTAAATGACTGATTAGTTCCGGAGATGTTCCGCCAAACCATACATTTGAGCTAAAGTCGGTCTGAATTGCTTGCTGATAGTGATGGCGGTCATCGCCGTGTCCAAAAATCATATCTCAGATGGATTTTCTTTGTAAATTAAGCGGATTATCTCTTCCAAAGCATCAACAAACAAAACAGGAGTTGGACTACAGGTTTTGTCTGAATCAAGAATATAAATCTGATTGTTTTTGCTGGCCGATAAAACCGGATATTTGAGCCATGCATCTTTTTCTTCCCGGGCAACCATGCCCATCGTGACAATAAAGATGAAATCCGGATTTTGTTTCAGTACATATTCGCGGGTAATGTTGCCGGTATTTAATTCAGCAGCAATATTTTTCCCTCCCGAAAACTGGATAAAATCATCAATGAACGTATTCGGAACCGCACAAAACAACGGTTTGGCTCCTATTTGTATAAATATCTTCGGATTTTTACCAGCCGGAACACTTGCTTTCAGCTTCGCCAGCCGCTCTTTTTGTTGAGTTACTATGGCTTTTGCTTTAGTACTTTGACCTACCAACTCACCAATCCGGATAAAATCGGTACAGATTTCATCAAACGATTTTGGGTAGGACATGTATTCGACTTTGAGGTTCAGCTTTTTCAGGTTGTCAATGGTTTCTGGTTTGATGAGCGACGAGGCAAAAACCAGATCGGGTTTCCTGGTCAGAACCTTTTCGATGTTGACACTTACTGCCGAAGCCACTACCGGAATCTTGTCGGCAACCGCTACCGGGCAATAATTGGTGCAGCCAACCAGCCTCTCCTGTTCGCCCATCAGGTATATGCTTCTGGTCATCCACGGAACCAATGATACAATACGTCTGGCTTCCTGTGCCTGGCTAACAAGTTGGATAAGAAGAAATATGACCAAACTCAAATGCGATTTTTTCATATACTTGAAACTAAATTATTTCCAGGAACCAATGGTTTTCGCGAAAACTCACTGCACCTTTTTGGAACGAAACCGGATGATTAAAATTGGGCCCATCATAAACAAACGAATGAAACTCGCCCAATTCGGCGCAAAGGTCAACTCCCTCTATTTGTGAAAGCTCTTCTATAAAAACAGCATCGTAAACCCGCCCGAGAAAATATTTGGACTGCCGGATGACATGGGAACGGGACAAATCTGAACTGGCATCGCACATGTTCAGCAGAACTTTTACCTGATGGGTTCCTGATTTTTGGATTCGGTACAGCGCCAGCATACAGTCCTTACCTCCACTCCATGATGAAAATAGTTGCATTGGATTAAATGTTATTCCGGAAAAAATGAAATGGGAACAGGATGTACCTTTCACTCGAATGTAAATCAGTTGCCAATTTCAACATCTTTACGTTCTTGTGGAACTCTCCCCGATAAACAGGGGTTCGTTTCACCGATCTTTTTTCCCGAAGATTCGACTACAATTTGTTTGTTTTGGCAGGTCTTCTGGCTCACCTCTCTTTTTGTGGCCTTCCCGTCAGTCAATAGACAGACAGTGGCAGGGATTACAAAAAGTTTTTACAAAGGCTTACAGCTGCGGGTACAGCTCCGGTTTCGCACCGGATTCCCTTTTCAGACGCTTCCCTTTTAGGGGGAGTTGGTCACCAACACAGGACAAAAATAGAAAAACTAATTCAGACAAAATCAATGGCGTGAATTTCACTGGGAATTATTTCTTTTACCATTAATCTTTATTTGAATCGAACTTACTTTCATCAATTTAGAAAGTAGTACAATAAGAATCTGCAATTAAGCAATGCACTTTTCAATTTGTTTGTTGAATTCTTCCTTTTGTATTGATTCATTTTTTCGGAAGATAATAACAATTTCATTCTGTTCTTTTGCCTGACAAGGCTCAAAATTGCATCCTGAAAGTGTATAATTAAATAGCGCCCAGCCGCTTGTGGTGTTTAAATGTCCTTTAGACCGGATGATGGAATGATATTTATTGATCAAACCGATAAGCTTTTCCGGATCAAAAATGTGTTCAATCCCAAATTGGAAAACCCTCCCCTGAAAATTTTCATCAGTCAGGTGAGGTGCAGGCAAAAAATTATTTTTAGAATTCAGCCCTTCCGCTTTTTTCTCGAGGTCAATCGAGCTTAAAACTGAGATTGTCAATTTTGTGCCAACAAAGCATGAATATTTATCAGGAAATGATGATTTGAATTTGACAACCAATTCATCTTGCCGTTCGGGAGAATCCAGCAGGTCGCATTTGCTGAAGATAATCATGTCCGACATTCTGATTTGGGCATTGTATATCGGAATCCGTTGAAATTTGGGATTTTCGAGACTGGTGATATCCACCATACAAATTACCGGCATCAGGCTGAGCTGAGGAATTAAGCCAACCATTTCTGAAACCATTTCAATGCCTCCCAATCCGCTGGGTTCGATGAGGATGCGGTCGAATTTTTCAGTTTCAACAATCTTTTCAAGATTCTCTTTCAGGTAGATTTTGGCCGAACAGCAAATACACCCACCCAAAATGTCGAAAACCGACCCTGCAACAGATTTTGATTGAAGGGTTTGCCCGTCGATGGAAACTTTCCCGAATTCGTTCACTACAATGGCCCAATATTCCTTCGGAGGTTTTTGCTCCAAAAGCCGTATGATTGTCGTTGTTTTTCCTGAACCCAGGAACCCTGAAATGATATTTACCGGAATTTTTCCCATAATGCTAAAAGAGCCGGTCAAATATTAGTCCGGCTTAATAGGTTATAATTTTATAGTCCGTATTCGGATGGAATGAATTTGCTCTGGTCAATAAGCGGAAGCATCATCTCCACAAAATCGCTTTCATTTTCAGGGATACTGTTGAGTTCGTCTCGCAGAATTGGCAGGTAACTGGTTTCTAATTCTGAAAGTTTCATCTTTCCGGAACGGAGTGCTTCTTCGATAATGTCGAGTGCCGCCAGCGCACCGTTTTTGGCATTTGCCACATACGAATCGCCTTTAACAAGCTCTTTCGAAATACGAATCACATTTTCGGGTGAAAGGATCAAGGCCTGAGGATCGGTATAGACATCAGAAGCAACCAGTAATTGCTGCAAAATACGACTGGGAACCGTTCCGGCGATTAATGCCTGGTTCATCAGTCGGGCATCGTATTCCAGCTGTTCCATGTAAGCTGTTGGCGCCATGCCGGATAATAATTTGATGTTCTGGACTGATTCGTTGCTCCACAAATCGCAGCAGGCTGAAGCAATATTTCCGATCGGGCTCAGATGGGCGCAGGCGGCTGTTTTGCCTTCCATTGAAATGGGGATGCCAGTAATGGCTTTCAGGAACGGGCCTTCATATCCACAATCTTTATCAGGGCCAACCGCGCCTTCTTCCATAGCGACAATTGAACGGACCACAGAGATTACCCTTACCAAGGAAGCAAATACCCTTGGAATATATTTTTTCTCAGCTAAAACCATGGCCGTGTTGGCAAATCCGCAGGCAGAGTCGCCTGCCGCAATTTTACCGTGGTTATTGGCCAATGCAACAATTTTTTTCCATAAAAACTGCATATCCCGTACACCTAAAACGGCCAGGGCAAACACCATGCCTTTTACGTCGCACATCATCAGTGCTTCGTCCGAAACTTCTTTTCCTCCGGTGCTTTCAATCGATAATAAGTCTCCGCCTTCAATCATGCCCTTTTCAAAAAGTTCCATCATGGGCTCTAAATAGGCAGAGGTACGTTGTTTTGCAGGTCTTTCAAATTCGCGCAAATCGTTAGGTGTCAGCCTGATTTCTGAAGCAAGACCGTGTTTTTGATAGTATTTTTCACAGATTTCGTTCATGATTTTCACGATTTCCACGCCGATATCTGGTGTCTTGGTCATCTCCAGAAGGGTTTCAAATTCGAGTACAACACCTTTAGAGTTCAGGTGGACAGCGCGTTCGAGTGCTCCTTCAGCGATTTCACGGTAATGTCCATATACCTCGTTTAAAGTGTTGCTATTAATGCTCATCATCGGTAAGGTGAAATTCAGTTCGGCATAGACCTGTCCACCGCCGATGACCAGTCCTCGGGGTGTTTTCACTGGATGAGGTGCCAAACCAAACATCAGGTCTTCTGCGTTGTTAATGATCAGACTTTTGTATTTCATAGCATTAAAATTTGTATATCAGTGTTTTGTGCATTTGTAAAATTGACATATTTCTTCCATTACCCTCATAAAGGGTCTATTTTTCTTTGATCAATGTTCAAAATAATCGGCTTATTAAGAAGCTAGCTTATTGAGGTATTCAACGGCCTTTTGCGGGTCCGGTGCATAAAAGTCAGCACCGATGCTGCGACAGAAATCCGCATTGACAGGAGCACCTCCGATCAGAATCTTCGTATCGGGCACAAAACCCCTTATTCCAGCTACTATATCGCCCATGTTCACCATAGTGGTAGTAAGCAGAGCCGAGAGTCCAACAACGGCACCTGGATTATTCTTCAATGCCTCAATAAAACGCTCTGAACCAACATCCACTCCAAGGTCGACGATTGTCCATCCGCCACCTTCCACCATCATGGCTACCAAGTTCTTGCCGATGTCGTGGAGGTCGCCCTTTACCGTTCCAATAATAAAAGTTCCCTTGGATTTCATCTGGCCGGATGCGAAAAATGGCTTCAGTTGAATCATGGAAGCGCCCATTGCTTTGGCAGACATCAGCATTTGCGGGACGAAAATCTTGTTTTCCGAAAACTTTTTCCCTACTCTGCCCATTGCAGGAATAAGTGCTTCTTCCAGAATTCTTTGCGGATTAATCCCTGTTTCGAGAGCCTTCTGGGTCAGCTCTTGTGAACCATCCATCCCCCGAAGCTGAGGAGGATAGGGAGATTTCAAATCAATTTTTCCAAATTCTACTGCTTCGAGTAGTTTTTCAATTAGTTCGCTCATTTTATTGTTGTTTAATGTTTGATTTAAAAATAATAGCAAATATAAGATCACACCATTTTTTTTTATACGTCAATATTTACTAATTATGATGCGATATTCACTTAAATCACTTATTTTGTGCGATAATTACCACTATTATTTTGTGCGATAATAACCACTATGTCGGCTAAATATGAACAAATAGTCTTACGGGAAGATGAATCTTTTTTCATCGGGATTTTCCAGGATAATCTGGATAAGAGCTCCTGGCACTATCACAATAACTATGAAATAAGCTTCATCACAGAAGGGATGGGCAAGCGGATTGTGGCCGATTCGATCGAGGAATTTCAGCCTGGCGACCTGGTATTTATTGGACCTAACCTACCGCATATTTGGATTGCAGAAAAGGAGCACAAGTTCATGTCTGAGCGGACCCTCGAAATGGTTTTTCTCCAGTTTTCTGCCAATATTTTCTTTTCCCAGATGTTGGCTCTGCCTGAATTCAAAAATGTACGCATAGCTCTCGAACTATCGGAAAGAGGGATTCAGATCGTTGGACAAACGCTTAATGAAGTAAGCGAGATTATGCTGCAGCTCCCGTACCTGAAGGGCTTCGATCGCATGAACAATTTCTTTAGGCTGATGGATATCATTGGGAAAAGTAGCTCCAACTGCAATCTGGCCAGTGACCAATACATGAGAAAGCGGTTCACTACAGGGAACAAACGCATAGCACTATTGCACGATTACCTGATGAACCACTACCGTGAAGAAATTGATCTGAAGAAGTTGGCAGATCTGGTCAGCATGGCGGAAGGATCTCTATGCAGGTTTTTCAAGAGTAATATGGGTACCTCCATTTTCGAATATCTGAACGAAATTAAGGTTGATTTTGCATGCAAACTACTAATGAACAATGAATTATCAATCGTGAATGCCTGCTATGACAGCGGGTTCAACAACCTAAGTCATTTCAATAAGCAGTTCAGAAAAAATACCGGAGTAACTCCATCAGAATACCGGAAACGGTTTAAGTGGTTGGTGTAGATCAGCATGTCTAGGATTTAGATGATGACTGATTCCCTCTGAATGTAAATTCTTCGATTTTCCCAAGGTCAATTTTTAAGTCTAAAAACAAAATGCTTCGGTAGGGTTACATTAGTAAATAAAAATGCTTCGATAAAATGCTGTATTTCTGATTATTATCTAATCTTCTTAGTACCCGTGGCGGGCCTACTTCTTAATTCCTTAACTATATTTGTAAAGACTGCTTGTGAATTCACTTATATCCATTTATGTGCTTGCAAAGTCTGCGATTTCCGAATGATTTATAGAAATACACGAATCTTTCCCTATTCATTCCCAATTAATAACAAAACCCACTGAAATTCAGTGGGTTTTGTATCATTGTGGTGCCCAGAACAAGACGCCAGCTTTTATTGTAAGTACAAAACATGATTCCTTAGATGATCGTGTCTGTATTGGAGCTGGATGCCGGAAAGAATCTCCGGGTTACGGGCAAAAAGAAAGCAAAGACAGCTTAATGCGTTAAAGTTTTGTCTTTGCATACTTTTTTCATGCGCGTAATCATATCACCTTTTGTTTGGTGATTTTCCGGTGATTTCCGGGTGATGACCAACACCGGCAATTCACCGGAAGGTATGGTCGTTATCCTTTTTCCTATACTTCCCGGTTTATACTTTCCTCCACATCAGTCTATGCGCCGGAAAGCGGTGCGGAGTTAACCGGTTTACAGAGGCGAAGGTATATCCGTGTTCTTCATGCCGCCGCAAGTTCAAGCCCTATGGGTTTTGCAAAAAATCTCCACGCCTTCGCTACGCTTCGGGTTGTTTTTTATTGCAAAAAAACCTGTCAGCAGCTAAACACGAACCTTCTTTTAGCCCCTGAAACACGATAACTCCGACCGGCTCCGATACGGCATAAAAAAAATGTCAGAAATTATGGAAAGGATAGAAAAAAATAGGAAACAACGATTCACATTTAAAATTTGCAGATATGACAAGATTAGTTTCATTATTCGGAGGTACTGTTTGGCGACTCTCCCCGTCAAATTACTATGAACCGCAGGGCATACGACAGAGGACAGTTTAGAGTATTTCATGTAATTTCCATGCCTGAATATGCCTGATACCTTTATTGGAAGGCAGTGAAATGTCATCGAGTGAAACAACAGCTTTTTCATAATTATCCGATATTGCTTCCAGCGGAGCATATTCGCGTTGTGTTGTTTGCTCGTCAACCAAAAGATAGGTGCTTTGAAGGTAGATAAGCCGATCCCCTTTTTTAGCGACAAAGTCCACTTCTTTATCACGCATCGCGCCAACATAAACCTCGTATCCTGCCCTGCGGAGTTCCAAATAAACAAGATTTTCCAACTTATAACCCACCCCATAACCGAATCCGGGATAAAGATAATTTTTGAATGACAAGTCGTTTATATAATATTTACAGTTGCCAGAGATTGTTTCCTTTCCTCTGATGTCATAGCGTTCAACTTTGTGTATCAAGAATGTATCTTCAATATAACCGATGTAATTAGCAACTGTATCATATGTGGTTTTTCTCCCGTTACTTTTGAAATAGTTCGCAATATTGGCTATTGAGACCAGGTTGGAAGCATTATTGACCAGGTAAATAAAAATATCTTCCAGCAGCTTTGGGTCTTTTATACTGTGCCGTTGTATAATATCGCGAAGCAATACGGTGTCTTTTATAGCAGATATATAATTGCGCTTTGTTTGGTCATTTGGCAATACGAACAACTCAGGCAATGCTCCGCTCTCCATATAGTCGATGTAACTTTGCTTTTTTAA
This region of Lentimicrobiaceae bacterium genomic DNA includes:
- a CDS encoding GTP-binding protein, which encodes MGKIPVNIISGFLGSGKTTTIIRLLEQKPPKEYWAIVVNEFGKVSIDGQTLQSKSVAGSVFDILGGCICCSAKIYLKENLEKIVETEKFDRILIEPSGLGGIEMVSEMVGLIPQLSLMPVICMVDITSLENPKFQRIPIYNAQIRMSDMIIFSKCDLLDSPERQDELVVKFKSSFPDKYSCFVGTKLTISVLSSIDLEKKAEGLNSKNNFLPAPHLTDENFQGRVFQFGIEHIFDPEKLIGLINKYHSIIRSKGHLNTTSGWALFNYTLSGCNFEPCQAKEQNEIVIIFRKNESIQKEEFNKQIEKCIA
- a CDS encoding corrinoid protein, yielding MILYLLLFLNQTLNNNKMSELIEKLLEAVEFGKIDLKSPYPPQLRGMDGSQELTQKALETGINPQRILEEALIPAMGRVGKKFSENKIFVPQMLMSAKAMGASMIQLKPFFASGQMKSKGTFIIGTVKGDLHDIGKNLVAMMVEGGGWTIVDLGVDVGSERFIEALKNNPGAVVGLSALLTTTMVNMGDIVAGIRGFVPDTKILIGGAPVNADFCRSIGADFYAPDPQKAVEYLNKLAS
- a CDS encoding AraC family transcriptional regulator, with the protein product MSAKYEQIVLREDESFFIGIFQDNLDKSSWHYHNNYEISFITEGMGKRIVADSIEEFQPGDLVFIGPNLPHIWIAEKEHKFMSERTLEMVFLQFSANIFFSQMLALPEFKNVRIALELSERGIQIVGQTLNEVSEIMLQLPYLKGFDRMNNFFRLMDIIGKSSSNCNLASDQYMRKRFTTGNKRIALLHDYLMNHYREEIDLKKLADLVSMAEGSLCRFFKSNMGTSIFEYLNEIKVDFACKLLMNNELSIVNACYDSGFNNLSHFNKQFRKNTGVTPSEYRKRFKWLV
- a CDS encoding ATP-binding protein; this translates as MEENFTALKKYNFWEGNVPELGYYRKDYTDKIFDYTGSRLVKVLVGQRRTGKSYILRQIAHRLIEGGVNPRNIFYINKEFTDFDFISNYKELEVLLKLYREKLKPEGKVWLFIDEVQNISGWEHFVNSHSQNFVDSYEIFISGSNSKMLSMELATLLSGRYVNFEVFPFSYAEYTGITRIELKKQSYIDYMESGALPELFVLPNDQTKRNYISAIKDTVLLRDIIQRHSIKDPKLLEDIFIYLVNNASNLVSIANIANYFKSNGRKTTYDTVANYIGYIEDTFLIHKVERYDIRGKETISGNCKYYINDLSFKNYLYPGFGYGVGYKLENLVYLELRRAGYEVYVGAMRDKEVDFVAKKGDRLIYLQSTYLLVDEQTTQREYAPLEAISDNYEKAVVSLDDISLPSNKGIRHIQAWKLHEIL